One Narcine bancroftii isolate sNarBan1 chromosome 3, sNarBan1.hap1, whole genome shotgun sequence DNA window includes the following coding sequences:
- the LOC138756361 gene encoding uncharacterized protein, translated as MYETCSRDSKNFTKGGNIVMGHGLTVLTTHSIVAFVSSTAFRMTLIRQTRLEKILNAPNVTFTHEGINMADNMGEGEPHCCKKKVLRDSKIRPVLQATPLREPDETLFTDGCCYRHPKDGLKAAYAVVRKTTEGFEEIITGTVRGKESAQLAELQGMIAALECAEGKEVNIYTDSAYVVGTIQVELSQWIRSGFLTAARTPIKHEKDGRKLAEALLKPRALAIIKCKGHDKTDTMVARGNQEVDTAAKRATGYDSQFIMMQADRMAHDLLPPCEVGVIIQEQAKASPQEMMVWKERGATKDQGLWRSMDGRPVLPSGLMKPLLEEAHGLTQCGKKQMIKYLIHWWHPFLLAMVENHIRECKVCITYNVKATVKPHKGQFPLPKLPGQEIVIDYTGMIERARGYRYLLVAVDVYTGWPEAIPAKREDAKTIIKFLINQYIPIHGNIMGHILRIKIYTK; from the coding sequence atgtatgaGACATGCAGCAGGgatagcaaaaattttacaaaaggtggcaacatagtgatgggacatggcctgacggtattaacaacacatagtattgtagcatttgtgagctcgacagcatttagaATGACTTTgataaggcagacgagactagaaaagatcctgaatgctccaaatgttacgtttacccatgaaggcattaacatggcagacaatatgggagagggagaaccacactgttgtaaAAAGAAGGTTTTAAGGGATAGTAAAATAAGACCTgttttacaggctacacccttgagagaaccagatgaaaccttatttacagatggttgctgttacagacaccccaagGATGGATTAAAAGCCGCCTATGCGGTAGTACGCaaaactacagaaggatttgaagaaattattacaggaacagtgagaggaaaggagtcagcacaactggccgaactacagggaatgatagcagcattagaatgtgcagaaggaaaggaggtaaatatatatacagattcggcatatgtggtaggaacaatacaggttgagcttagtcaatggattagaagtgggtttttaacagcagcaaggaccccaattaaacacgagaaggatggtAGGAAATTGGCTGAGGCCCTTCTGAAACCGAGGGCACTAGCAATTATTAAATGTAAGGgccatgataaaacagatacgatggtagctcggggaaatcaggaagtggACACGGCCGCAAAAAGGGCAACAGGGTACGActctcagtttattatgatgcaggcagatagaatggcacatgacttattgccaccttgtgaggtaggagtaataattcaggaacagGCAAAGGCATCGCCTCAGGAAAtgatggtatggaaagaaaggggggcaaccaaaGATCAGGGACTGTGGAGATCAATGGACGGTAGGCCagtattaccatctggactcatgaaacccctcctggaggaggcgcatgggttaacccagtgtgggaagaaacagatgataaagtatttgatacattggtggcaccccttcctgctggcgatggtggagaatcatatcagagagtgtaaggtatgtataacatataatgtcaaggcgactgtgaaacctcacaaaggacagttcccgttgcctaagttaccagggcaggaaattgtaattgattacacgggcatgatagagagggcaaggggatatcgatacctcttagtagcagtagatgtgtacacaggttggccggaggcaatccctgccaaaagagaagatgcaaagacgataattaagttcctaatcaaccagtatattcctatACACGGGAATATAATGGGACACATTTTAAGAATAAAGATTTACACGAAgtag